The following proteins are co-located in the Leptospira weilii genome:
- a CDS encoding bactofilin family protein, whose protein sequence is MALVKNSSEVTNSTIGENSYFSGKFFINGSLKIDGKFEGKSLQAEQLYIGVTGKVKTNITAASVIIEGIVIGNITARNRVMLLPTSKILGDIRTPELIIQNGVILEGRCMISNDLKHSAKDLIDLEYSKDSLSVEKIFGKQSGARE, encoded by the coding sequence ATGGCACTCGTTAAAAATTCATCCGAAGTTACGAACTCCACTATCGGAGAAAATTCCTACTTCAGTGGCAAATTCTTTATCAACGGATCTCTTAAGATTGACGGAAAATTCGAAGGTAAGTCCTTACAGGCCGAACAACTTTATATCGGCGTTACGGGTAAGGTAAAAACTAATATCACGGCAGCCAGTGTTATCATTGAAGGAATCGTAATTGGAAACATCACCGCAAGAAACAGGGTAATGCTCCTTCCCACTTCTAAAATTCTCGGAGATATCCGCACACCGGAATTGATCATCCAGAACGGAGTGATCCTTGAGGGACGTTGTATGATTTCGAATGATCTCAAACATTCCGCGAAAGACCTAATTGACCTTGAGTATTCTAAAGATTCTCTCAGCGTCGAAAAAATCTTCGGAAAACAATCCGGAGCGAGAGAATAA
- a CDS encoding type II toxin-antitoxin system VapC family toxin: MSYLIDTDIIIYSLKEHERVRQNFLDRKNFSKSISVITYGELIYGAKKSQNREKNLATVYRIGELFPIIELTRGIVETFGELKATLQKKGTAIEDFDLLIGSIALYLNYTLVSNNEKHFHKIPDLKIENWTK, translated from the coding sequence ATGAGCTATTTGATTGATACAGATATCATCATTTATAGCTTGAAAGAACACGAAAGAGTCCGTCAAAATTTTTTAGACCGAAAGAACTTTTCCAAATCGATTTCAGTGATTACCTACGGCGAGCTGATTTATGGGGCCAAAAAATCTCAAAATAGGGAAAAGAATTTAGCGACCGTTTATCGAATCGGAGAATTATTCCCAATCATCGAACTGACTCGAGGTATCGTCGAAACATTCGGAGAATTGAAAGCGACTCTACAGAAAAAAGGAACCGCTATCGAAGATTTTGATCTTTTAATCGGATCAATCGCATTGTATCTCAACTACACGTTGGTAAGTAACAACGAAAAACACTTTCATAAAATTCCGGATCTAAAAATCGAAAACTGGACAAAGTGA
- a CDS encoding FitA-like ribbon-helix-helix domain-containing protein, with product MANLQVRDIDDKLYESLKRRAEIEHRSVSQEVVMIIEKHLQRDHLEMESQTMEFLKLSNSWGDKREAKEIAKDLRSSRSKNNRDKTVNELFD from the coding sequence ATGGCAAACCTGCAAGTACGCGATATCGACGATAAACTTTATGAATCGCTCAAACGTAGAGCGGAAATCGAACACCGTTCCGTCAGCCAAGAAGTTGTAATGATCATAGAAAAACACCTTCAAAGAGATCACCTTGAGATGGAATCGCAAACGATGGAATTTTTAAAATTATCCAACTCGTGGGGGGATAAACGAGAAGCAAAAGAGATCGCAAAAGATTTACGTTCTTCGCGCTCCAAAAACAATCGGGATAAAACAGTCAATGAGCTATTTGATTGA
- a CDS encoding PdxA family dehydrogenase: MKRILITEGDPCGIGPEIFIHSLFLLRKISKIRPIVYFHSGKFPLPKEFVSIFSSSEILKKGLFAIAHDSLSKKEISSLKSGRPSALSGKSALAALLLSIEFQKEGGGDLITLPLSKEWVIASGVSTFRGHTEFLAEAYRTKTFMLMSGNDLQVLPLTTHIPLVKVPEFLKEIDLKSLANSILSCEKINLQKPIAFLGLNPHAGEGGKVGKEEEEILVPMIRFLKRQGLKVEGPLSADSVFGESARKKFGLHLACYHDQGLIPFKMWEGKKGVNLTLGLPFIRVSPDHGTAFDIAGKGLADSTSFVECLNRILQYS, encoded by the coding sequence GTGAAGCGGATCTTGATTACAGAAGGCGATCCTTGTGGAATCGGTCCGGAAATCTTCATTCATTCTCTTTTTCTTTTAAGAAAAATCTCCAAAATAAGACCGATCGTTTATTTTCATTCGGGTAAGTTTCCGCTCCCGAAAGAATTCGTTTCGATTTTTTCTTCCTCCGAAATCCTGAAAAAAGGTTTGTTTGCGATTGCCCACGATTCGCTTTCCAAAAAAGAAATCTCTTCTTTGAAATCCGGTAGACCTTCTGCCTTGTCGGGAAAATCTGCGTTAGCGGCTCTTTTACTCTCAATAGAGTTTCAAAAAGAAGGTGGAGGAGATTTGATTACTCTTCCTCTCAGCAAAGAATGGGTAATTGCGTCCGGTGTTTCCACGTTTCGAGGTCATACCGAATTTTTAGCGGAGGCGTATCGGACAAAAACGTTTATGCTTATGTCCGGAAACGATCTTCAGGTGCTTCCTCTCACAACTCATATCCCTCTTGTAAAAGTTCCCGAGTTTTTGAAAGAGATTGATCTGAAATCGCTTGCGAATTCTATTCTTTCCTGCGAGAAAATCAATCTCCAAAAACCGATCGCATTTCTCGGTTTGAATCCGCACGCGGGGGAAGGCGGTAAGGTCGGTAAAGAGGAGGAAGAAATTCTAGTACCGATGATTCGATTCTTAAAAAGGCAAGGTTTGAAAGTGGAAGGACCTCTTTCTGCCGATTCTGTATTCGGTGAGTCTGCACGAAAAAAATTCGGTCTGCATCTTGCTTGTTATCACGATCAGGGTTTGATTCCTTTCAAAATGTGGGAAGGAAAGAAGGGTGTGAATCTAACCTTGGGTCTCCCGTTTATCCGAGTTTCACCGGATCACGGAACGGCTTTTGACATTGCCGGGAAAGGGCTTGCGGATTCGACGAGCTTTGTAGAATGTCTGAACCGGATTTTACAATATTCATGA
- a CDS encoding type II toxin-antitoxin system Phd/YefM family antitoxin: protein MKTVGVKNLKENLNTFLRLVKEGETILVTDHSRIIAEIKKPVSDTLNSDLTVESYIEKEQKSGFLLKAKRKSTVLKPPSKVKEKFQLDWMKTYYEDRD from the coding sequence ATGAAAACTGTCGGGGTCAAGAATCTTAAAGAAAACTTGAATACGTTTTTACGCCTTGTAAAAGAAGGGGAAACGATTCTTGTGACCGATCACAGTCGAATCATTGCCGAAATCAAAAAACCTGTTTCTGATACTCTAAATTCGGATCTAACAGTCGAAAGTTATATTGAGAAAGAACAAAAAAGCGGTTTTCTCTTAAAAGCAAAAAGAAAATCTACTGTTTTAAAGCCGCCGTCCAAAGTAAAAGAAAAGTTTCAGTTGGATTGGATGAAAACATACTATGAAGATCGGGATTGA
- a CDS encoding energy transducer TonB family protein, whose translation MDKTRLYSEYSGIPEDDQRLIYASFLVLVLASFFTAHLLTRNMLWKILGSEPMVKMESNEEKEKIYEVLLEQDFVDKNIKDEYKALSNVDAAGAGGITKKEGFHSASPFREFIMGSMARRPSEAQKQEAKEKNDEKVFEVGIYKIDPVQTTTTEETKQSSQTYGRMTKIPFNYRFEQDFLFRWDGNQALSIPRKKLAGYEYFKRMLKQIEGSFAPPGGGNYAYRDMAGTVIREGILPGQVKVLFMLSESGQVLDTRLVSSQGQDVVSQACVDSIRGQNFGKVPEEVKAQGMIFGINFIFPMMRTR comes from the coding sequence ATGGACAAGACCCGACTCTATTCTGAATATTCCGGAATTCCCGAAGACGACCAAAGGTTGATCTATGCATCCTTTCTAGTTCTTGTACTCGCGTCTTTTTTTACCGCACATTTACTCACACGTAATATGCTCTGGAAAATTCTCGGAAGCGAACCCATGGTCAAAATGGAAAGTAATGAGGAAAAAGAAAAGATCTACGAAGTACTTCTTGAACAAGACTTTGTGGATAAGAATATCAAAGACGAATACAAGGCCCTTTCCAACGTGGACGCCGCGGGCGCAGGGGGAATCACGAAGAAGGAAGGATTTCATTCCGCGAGTCCCTTTCGTGAATTTATCATGGGCAGTATGGCGAGAAGGCCTTCCGAAGCGCAGAAACAGGAGGCTAAAGAAAAGAACGACGAGAAAGTTTTTGAAGTGGGAATTTATAAGATCGACCCAGTGCAAACCACCACTACGGAAGAAACCAAACAAAGCTCTCAGACCTACGGAAGAATGACGAAGATTCCGTTTAACTATCGATTCGAACAAGACTTTCTTTTTCGTTGGGACGGGAATCAAGCGCTTTCGATTCCTAGAAAAAAACTCGCAGGTTACGAATACTTCAAACGGATGTTGAAACAGATCGAAGGTAGTTTTGCACCTCCCGGCGGAGGAAATTACGCGTATCGAGATATGGCGGGAACTGTAATTCGAGAAGGAATTCTGCCTGGACAAGTCAAAGTTCTTTTTATGCTAAGCGAAAGCGGCCAGGTTCTGGATACGAGACTCGTTTCGAGTCAGGGGCAGGACGTGGTTAGTCAGGCTTGTGTCGATTCTATCCGAGGACAAAATTTCGGAAAGGTTCCAGAAGAAGTCAAAGCACAGGGAATGATTTTCGGAATCAACTTTATCTTTCCGATGATGCGGACTCGCTGA
- a CDS encoding S1C family serine protease has protein sequence MKNMEKLKYVAIVSISLLLGAFLSPVMFCGTGQSSPLFLNAKGDREPSPATRQAITIQQAFEEVYQTASPSVVSIATEKIQNVPVHSGPFGDPFFDQFFGRGHQGGSGRVMKQKQTGLGSGIILNTQGYILTNEHVVRSMDKLTVRLKTGKTFNAELVGSDPVIDLALLKIKPDGEIVPIELGDSSAVKVGDWAIAIGAPLGYEQSLTAGIVSAVGRTGIDNSGVHYLQTDASINQGNSGGPLLDINGRVIGINRMIASQSGGSVGIGFAIPINEAKAIMEELKTTGKVKRPAQAWLGVGVDYLHEEDAKKLNISGGAVVVQIMNDSPADRAGIQLMDVITEISGTKINSPEEVVSTVKKSKVGDRITVTVMRQGNVSRISIQLKERPN, from the coding sequence ATGAAAAACATGGAAAAACTGAAGTATGTTGCGATCGTAAGCATTTCACTTCTGCTCGGAGCGTTCTTATCTCCTGTCATGTTTTGTGGAACTGGTCAAAGCAGTCCTCTTTTTTTAAATGCTAAAGGTGATAGGGAGCCTAGTCCGGCGACTCGTCAGGCGATCACGATTCAACAAGCCTTTGAGGAAGTTTATCAAACCGCTTCTCCAAGCGTAGTTTCCATCGCTACGGAAAAAATTCAAAACGTTCCCGTTCATTCCGGACCTTTCGGAGATCCTTTCTTCGATCAATTCTTCGGCAGAGGTCATCAAGGTGGAAGCGGAAGAGTGATGAAACAAAAACAAACCGGGCTCGGTTCGGGGATTATTCTCAATACTCAGGGATATATTTTAACCAACGAACATGTGGTTCGCTCCATGGATAAACTCACCGTTCGTTTAAAAACGGGTAAGACATTTAACGCGGAACTTGTCGGCTCTGATCCTGTGATTGATTTGGCTCTTTTAAAAATCAAGCCAGACGGTGAAATTGTTCCGATCGAACTTGGGGATTCTTCCGCGGTAAAAGTCGGGGACTGGGCGATTGCAATTGGGGCCCCTCTGGGTTACGAACAGTCTCTGACCGCGGGGATTGTCAGTGCGGTCGGTAGAACCGGAATCGATAATAGCGGAGTTCATTATCTTCAAACGGACGCTTCCATCAATCAGGGAAATTCCGGCGGCCCGCTTCTCGATATCAACGGTCGTGTAATTGGTATCAATCGTATGATCGCTTCTCAGAGTGGGGGTTCGGTGGGAATCGGATTTGCGATTCCGATTAACGAAGCGAAAGCGATCATGGAAGAATTAAAAACCACCGGTAAGGTCAAACGTCCCGCACAGGCTTGGCTTGGAGTCGGAGTGGATTATCTTCATGAGGAAGACGCAAAGAAGTTGAATATTTCGGGCGGTGCGGTTGTCGTTCAGATCATGAATGATTCTCCGGCGGATCGTGCCGGAATTCAGTTGATGGATGTGATCACTGAAATTTCCGGAACTAAAATCAATTCTCCGGAGGAAGTGGTCAGCACGGTTAAGAAGAGTAAGGTAGGTGATCGTATCACCGTTACAGTTATGCGTCAGGGAAACGTTTCTAGAATCTCGATCCAACTTAAGGAAAGACCGAACTGA
- the ruvB gene encoding Holliday junction branch migration DNA helicase RuvB, with the protein MAKSHTLNPEEEFEEESGLRPSLLSEFIGQKEVLDNLTVYVQAAKNRKRALDHVLISGPPGLGKTTLAGIVSNELGTRLTITSAPVITKGADLARLLTGMGENEILFIDEIHTLHKKLEEILYPAMENYMIDLVIGEGVTAQMVQIPLKPFTLVGATTRSGLISEPLKSRFGIQLRLDYYNDEEMKEIVLRSSRILGVKIENDAALEIGKRSRKTPRIANHLLKRIRDFSEVEGNLSVKKDLCLKAFEKMGIDDLGLDGMDRQILGCMIDRYKGGPVGLKAIAVVVGEEEKTIEDTYESFMVRIGLINRTPAGRVATEKAYRQLKRMEDFSENHGQDPTLF; encoded by the coding sequence TTGGCAAAATCCCATACGCTTAATCCTGAGGAAGAATTTGAAGAAGAGTCGGGCCTACGTCCTTCTCTTCTTTCCGAATTTATAGGTCAGAAGGAAGTTCTCGATAATCTTACAGTTTACGTTCAGGCCGCTAAAAATCGAAAGCGAGCGCTCGATCACGTTTTGATTTCCGGCCCTCCCGGGCTTGGAAAGACAACTCTTGCTGGAATCGTTTCCAACGAACTCGGAACCAGACTCACCATCACCTCGGCCCCCGTGATTACCAAAGGCGCCGATCTTGCGCGCCTACTTACGGGTATGGGTGAGAATGAAATTCTATTCATAGACGAGATCCATACTCTTCATAAAAAACTCGAAGAGATTCTCTATCCGGCGATGGAGAATTATATGATCGATCTAGTGATCGGAGAAGGAGTGACCGCTCAAATGGTTCAAATTCCTCTCAAACCGTTCACCTTAGTCGGAGCGACTACCAGAAGCGGACTGATCAGCGAACCTCTCAAAAGCCGTTTCGGAATTCAATTGAGGCTGGATTATTACAACGATGAAGAGATGAAGGAGATCGTTTTACGTTCTTCTCGGATTTTGGGAGTTAAGATCGAAAATGATGCTGCCTTGGAAATCGGAAAACGTTCTCGTAAAACCCCCCGAATTGCAAATCATCTTTTAAAAAGAATTCGGGACTTTAGCGAAGTAGAAGGTAATCTTTCCGTGAAAAAGGATCTTTGTCTCAAGGCGTTCGAAAAGATGGGGATTGACGACCTGGGATTGGATGGTATGGATCGACAAATACTGGGTTGTATGATCGATCGTTATAAGGGGGGCCCTGTAGGTTTAAAGGCGATTGCTGTCGTAGTCGGAGAAGAAGAGAAAACTATCGAAGATACTTACGAATCATTTATGGTTCGGATCGGACTCATCAATCGAACTCCCGCCGGTAGGGTGGCGACCGAAAAGGCCTATCGGCAATTGAAACGAATGGAAGATTTTTCCGAAAACCATGGACAAGACCCGACTCTATTCTGA
- the tmk gene encoding dTMP kinase: protein MKIEKPIFAVFEGIDGSGKSTLCKSLTERLTERGISSVNFTEPTNFETGEYLRKFLRGEIELGREEQINAFLNDREESLRQNILPSLESGRNVLLDRYMYSTAAYQSGEDLLPESIIEKNLNRNFRIPDLLFYLDLNPVIAFERLSRRKKNKERFETLAQLEKIRSAYDRILPKETIRIDGEKGPDQIVFECLEIFLKNVNRKLL from the coding sequence ATGAAGATCGAAAAACCAATCTTTGCAGTTTTTGAAGGAATCGATGGAAGCGGTAAATCGACTCTTTGCAAATCCTTAACCGAAAGACTTACGGAACGAGGAATTTCTTCCGTAAACTTTACCGAACCCACAAACTTTGAAACTGGAGAATACCTCCGAAAATTCTTAAGAGGAGAAATAGAACTTGGAAGAGAAGAACAAATCAACGCGTTTTTAAACGACAGAGAAGAATCTTTAAGACAAAACATCCTTCCTTCTTTAGAATCCGGTAGAAACGTTTTACTGGATCGTTATATGTATTCCACCGCCGCTTATCAGAGCGGCGAAGATCTTCTTCCCGAATCAATTATCGAAAAAAATTTGAATAGGAACTTTAGGATTCCGGATCTTCTATTTTATTTGGATCTTAATCCCGTAATCGCATTCGAAAGGCTGAGTCGAAGAAAAAAAAATAAAGAAAGATTCGAAACGTTAGCTCAACTTGAAAAAATTCGTTCCGCCTATGATAGGATTCTTCCGAAAGAAACGATCCGAATCGACGGCGAAAAAGGTCCGGATCAAATCGTTTTCGAATGTCTGGAAATTTTTTTAAAAAACGTTAATAGGAAACTCCTATAA
- a CDS encoding tetratricopeptide repeat protein has translation MNPLYLQSFGESEDAKKHFLTAYEYQTKGNLKLASKHYRMSIAAKPTAEAWTFLGWSYSLAGKLDRAIEFCKIAIETDPTLGNPYNDIGVYLIQQKRFEEALPWFEKAKSAPRYEVPVYPYFNTGSCLEILGHIELARLEYEKAIQIQPNYPPANLALKRIYIRYN, from the coding sequence ATGAATCCACTCTATTTACAATCTTTTGGAGAATCCGAAGATGCGAAGAAGCATTTTTTGACCGCTTACGAGTATCAAACCAAGGGAAATCTCAAACTGGCTTCCAAACACTATCGAATGTCCATTGCGGCAAAACCGACAGCAGAAGCCTGGACGTTTTTGGGTTGGTCTTATTCTCTTGCCGGTAAATTGGATCGCGCGATTGAGTTCTGTAAAATCGCGATCGAAACGGATCCTACATTAGGAAATCCTTATAATGATATCGGGGTTTATCTGATTCAGCAAAAACGTTTCGAGGAGGCACTTCCTTGGTTTGAAAAGGCGAAGTCTGCTCCTCGTTATGAGGTTCCCGTATATCCGTATTTCAACACAGGTTCTTGTTTGGAAATTTTAGGTCATATTGAACTCGCTCGTTTGGAATACGAAAAAGCCATTCAAATTCAGCCCAATTATCCTCCAGCAAATCTCGCTCTGAAACGGATTTACATCCGGTATAACTGA
- a CDS encoding sensor histidine kinase → MPAKRIFVFFNFIILFSFSIGCSLPFVFQQKPIAEKGIIDLRKFNFAENVTELNGDWEFYWKELAYGSRSIPKTPSYFPVPGIWRDYDPNFTPEGYATYRLRVLCGYKYPNLKIRIPRLPGVYEVYFDDHKVYSNGFAGTGPLDTVFSEHPLMTNIVVPSEDFYITVTVSTFKGNYLKGGIRKPFQIGSGKAIDLEEKREEWREMILIVVIFSFGIYHVVFFFSYRKDPIPLYFTAFCFLVSGYSFVTSEIQFMALPDLSLDLRLRIKFFCEIAFFPTSFLMLRKMFPLQFNRKWIQIAIGTSTIFFFGIFALNERNIVLFYSWFMYFPPLYALILIIGTATTFKAKELFTGFVLAFTMMNDGIYGLYEIYALYPYSFPLGLIAFVALNSYIISSRFAEDLERAKEFAQLQIRYNEQLKLQAQERTRIASDIHDSIGSELTAILFELESKDKNDSTLKKLKSEVNHLISNVRDIVFLMHHQGNNQELVEEVIKRYGDRIQRTGTIEVKMEIEDVSNFIHLDQCLHVQKIFLEVASNILRHSEAKKIQISWKKEGKKLILKLTDDGKKFEINPEEVSGIGMSSIRMRSEKLGASYVFHFTDSENSFELNIPIS, encoded by the coding sequence ATGCCCGCAAAGAGAATATTCGTATTTTTTAATTTTATTATATTATTTTCCTTTTCTATCGGTTGTTCACTTCCGTTTGTTTTCCAGCAAAAGCCTATCGCCGAAAAAGGGATCATCGACCTTAGGAAATTCAATTTCGCGGAAAATGTAACCGAATTAAACGGAGACTGGGAATTTTACTGGAAGGAATTGGCGTACGGCAGTCGTTCAATCCCCAAAACTCCCTCTTATTTTCCAGTCCCAGGGATCTGGAGGGACTACGATCCTAACTTCACTCCGGAAGGTTATGCGACTTATCGTCTGCGCGTGTTATGCGGTTATAAATATCCCAATTTAAAGATCAGAATTCCCAGGCTTCCGGGAGTTTACGAAGTCTATTTCGACGACCATAAAGTTTATTCGAACGGTTTTGCCGGAACCGGTCCCTTAGACACGGTATTTTCAGAGCATCCATTGATGACAAATATCGTCGTACCCTCTGAAGATTTTTACATCACCGTAACCGTTTCCACCTTCAAAGGAAATTATCTCAAAGGTGGAATTCGAAAACCGTTCCAAATCGGATCAGGAAAGGCAATCGATTTGGAGGAAAAAAGGGAAGAATGGAGAGAGATGATCCTAATCGTCGTTATCTTTTCTTTCGGAATCTATCACGTGGTATTCTTTTTTTCCTATAGAAAAGATCCGATCCCTCTCTATTTCACCGCGTTTTGTTTTTTAGTTTCCGGATATTCTTTCGTCACCTCCGAAATTCAATTTATGGCTCTTCCGGATCTTTCCTTGGATTTGAGACTACGGATAAAATTTTTTTGCGAGATCGCATTTTTCCCCACCTCTTTCCTAATGCTTCGTAAGATGTTTCCGCTTCAGTTCAATCGGAAATGGATTCAAATCGCAATTGGAACGAGTACGATTTTCTTTTTCGGAATTTTCGCTTTAAACGAACGGAATATAGTCCTGTTTTATTCTTGGTTTATGTATTTTCCCCCGCTTTACGCATTGATTTTGATTATAGGCACAGCAACCACTTTTAAGGCCAAAGAACTTTTCACTGGTTTTGTTCTGGCGTTTACGATGATGAACGACGGAATTTACGGTTTATACGAGATTTATGCCTTATATCCGTACAGCTTCCCTTTGGGTCTTATCGCTTTTGTCGCATTAAATTCTTATATTATTTCCTCAAGATTCGCGGAAGATCTGGAAAGAGCGAAAGAATTCGCACAACTTCAAATCAGATACAACGAGCAACTCAAACTACAAGCGCAGGAAAGAACGAGGATCGCGTCGGATATTCACGACTCCATAGGGTCCGAGCTTACAGCGATTCTTTTCGAGTTGGAATCCAAAGATAAAAACGATTCCACATTGAAAAAACTCAAATCGGAAGTGAATCATCTCATTTCGAACGTAAGAGATATCGTATTTCTTATGCACCATCAGGGAAACAATCAGGAACTCGTGGAAGAAGTGATAAAAAGGTACGGAGACAGAATCCAACGCACCGGAACCATAGAAGTTAAAATGGAAATTGAAGACGTTTCCAATTTCATACATCTGGATCAATGTCTACACGTCCAAAAAATCTTTTTAGAAGTCGCGTCCAATATTCTCAGACATTCAGAAGCGAAGAAGATCCAAATTTCCTGGAAGAAAGAAGGAAAAAAACTGATTTTAAAACTGACAGACGATGGGAAAAAGTTCGAGATCAACCCGGAAGAGGTTTCCGGAATCGGAATGAGCAGTATTCGAATGAGATCCGAAAAATTGGGAGCAAGCTACGTTTTCCATTTCACAGATTCGGAAAATTCATTCGAACTAAATATTCCGATTTCCTAA
- a CDS encoding PIN domain-containing protein, whose translation MAVYIDTSFFLSIIFEDTNYELSYESWIGDDYRFSSSLLEIESFINIHKIYRENRKVLSKVWLTEKLTRQKDLLSEIHLKRIGSEIYEKIRKNEKLTFLKSLDSIHLSTASLIADVLKDRITICTYDKNIRKIASDMDFKLCEVL comes from the coding sequence ATGGCTGTTTATATCGATACTAGCTTTTTTCTTTCCATCATTTTTGAAGATACCAATTACGAACTATCGTATGAAAGTTGGATAGGGGACGATTACAGATTTTCTTCCAGTCTGCTCGAAATCGAATCATTCATCAATATTCATAAAATCTACAGAGAAAATCGAAAGGTTTTAAGTAAAGTTTGGCTAACGGAAAAATTGACCAGGCAAAAAGACCTTTTATCGGAGATTCATTTAAAACGAATCGGTTCGGAAATTTATGAAAAAATTCGGAAAAACGAGAAACTGACTTTTTTGAAATCCTTGGATTCGATTCATTTGAGTACCGCTTCGTTGATCGCAGACGTTTTAAAAGACCGTATTACGATTTGCACTTACGATAAGAATATTAGGAAAATTGCATCCGATATGGATTTTAAACTTTGTGAAGTTTTGTGA
- a CDS encoding trypsin-like peptidase domain-containing protein, with product MGPYFSILKFFGVILYFGLFHFYCFSPIAQTKETEPEIEGKQEILSEESPHSDHHSSLLRYPKNKVRVHHIFEEVYPSSSASSVSILAEKTTKSRFLHSKGGHFLEKVLVTLGYGIVLNPQGYILTNAHVIGTYDHLLVKSKSGKSYEAVIIGQDKKIDLAILQVTPDEDIVPVEKLDYYTLQRGEAAIRKYINAKIQIKKNRESNQPKSKNRTPDL from the coding sequence ATGGGCCCATATTTTTCGATTTTGAAATTTTTCGGAGTGATTCTTTATTTCGGGTTATTTCATTTCTACTGTTTTTCTCCGATTGCACAAACAAAAGAGACGGAGCCAGAAATCGAAGGTAAGCAGGAGATTCTTTCCGAAGAATCTCCTCATTCCGATCATCATTCTTCTCTTTTGCGCTATCCCAAAAATAAAGTTCGAGTACATCATATTTTTGAAGAAGTCTATCCGAGTTCTTCCGCAAGTTCGGTTTCGATTCTCGCTGAAAAAACGACCAAATCTCGGTTTCTTCATTCTAAGGGCGGGCATTTTCTGGAAAAAGTTTTGGTTACCCTCGGCTATGGAATTGTTCTGAATCCGCAGGGTTACATTCTTACGAACGCTCATGTGATCGGGACTTACGATCATCTTTTGGTGAAGTCAAAATCAGGTAAATCCTACGAAGCGGTCATCATCGGTCAGGATAAAAAAATCGATTTAGCGATTTTGCAAGTCACTCCGGATGAAGATATCGTTCCCGTGGAAAAGTTGGATTATTATACTCTTCAAAGAGGAGAAGCGGCGATTCGAAAATATATCAATGCAAAAATTCAGATCAAAAAGAATCGGGAATCCAATCAGCCAAAATCCAAAAACCGGACTCCCGATTTGTAA
- a CDS encoding LIC10421/LIC12816 family protein — protein sequence MKVSFLNLWEGLFFRRVVSIFVLVWACGVFTPIFSVSEEEEARLLEKALVESAVTPGQKQAIANYLKATAVAKRARANELRELAKLSRGEKFLQARVRKEKLFKMADSLDRQANRHETTLKEFQIESH from the coding sequence ATGAAGGTTTCGTTTCTGAATTTATGGGAAGGACTTTTTTTTCGGAGGGTCGTTTCCATTTTTGTATTGGTTTGGGCATGCGGAGTTTTTACGCCGATTTTTTCGGTCAGCGAAGAGGAAGAAGCAAGGCTTTTGGAAAAAGCTCTCGTGGAAAGTGCGGTGACTCCGGGACAAAAACAAGCGATCGCGAATTATCTCAAAGCGACTGCGGTTGCCAAAAGAGCGAGAGCAAATGAGCTTAGAGAATTGGCGAAACTTTCCAGGGGAGAGAAATTTCTTCAGGCCAGGGTTCGCAAAGAGAAATTATTTAAAATGGCGGATTCTCTGGATCGCCAAGCGAATCGTCATGAAACAACTCTCAAGGAATTTCAAATCGAAAGTCATTGA